A genomic stretch from Verrucomicrobiota bacterium includes:
- a CDS encoding TraR/DksA C4-type zinc finger protein: MTHEELVPIKKAIEIRMTELTSILQTKTEDTKPIEPDVSIGRLSRLDSMQMQQMALEQRRRKESELQKLKNALKRMEDGSYGTCMMCRQPIAPARLEAQPDAILCINCAP, encoded by the coding sequence ATGACCCACGAAGAATTAGTTCCAATAAAAAAGGCCATTGAGATCCGCATGACGGAGCTAACGAGCATCCTTCAAACCAAGACCGAAGACACAAAACCCATTGAGCCCGATGTTTCCATCGGCCGATTGTCGCGGCTCGATTCTATGCAGATGCAGCAAATGGCTCTCGAGCAAAGACGAAGGAAGGAATCCGAGCTGCAAAAACTTAAAAATGCACTCAAACGAATGGAGGACGGCAGCTACGGAACCTGCATGATGTGCCGTCAACCCATTGCACCTGCTCGATTGGAAGCACAACCCGATGCGATTCTTTGCATAAACTGTGCGCCGTAA
- a CDS encoding tripartite tricarboxylate transporter permease yields MDLLQAFQYLLTPEPMMWLMIGVASGIFVGAIPGLNGGMLMVLTVPLTFSMDSTHAVLLLMGMHVGSVSGGLISATLLKMPGTPSAMMTTLDGYPMAQQGKPDVALSLGIGASFLGGLISAVFLIILAPALATLALKFGPWEYFSLVLMALVLISTISQGTMLKGLLSAMLGITAALPGLNASDGQLRLTFGQESMTDGFNLLPVLLGIFVMSQLIKDTVELNKKATSISLKNSRLFPKLSTWKKQTTNLLRSSIIGTWIGILPGVGASISSMVSYGIAKAFSKTPEKFGTGHDEGIVASEAANNANAGGALIPLITMGIPGAPVDAILLGAMIMHNIQPGPLLFQTNGSLVWALMGGYLVANILMFLIMLFSTRIVAKVININRAYLVPVIFVFCLIGAFAESNRLFDVWLVIVFGLVGFFLDKAKFPLGPFVIGYVLTSFLEENLRSGLQSSDGSYLPLLTRPLSLVFVLVAAAFLFLPFYTEWNRKRKQRLVD; encoded by the coding sequence ATGGATCTGCTTCAAGCCTTTCAATACCTCCTGACACCTGAGCCAATGATGTGGCTTATGATAGGTGTCGCCAGTGGTATTTTTGTTGGAGCCATCCCCGGACTGAATGGGGGTATGTTGATGGTGCTCACCGTGCCACTTACCTTTTCGATGGACTCCACCCATGCCGTACTCCTGCTGATGGGTATGCATGTGGGGTCCGTTTCCGGAGGTCTTATTAGCGCAACGCTGTTGAAAATGCCGGGGACGCCATCAGCCATGATGACCACCCTCGACGGTTATCCCATGGCGCAGCAAGGAAAGCCAGACGTGGCTTTGAGTCTGGGAATTGGGGCATCGTTTTTGGGTGGTTTAATTTCGGCGGTTTTCCTGATTATCCTGGCACCTGCGCTGGCAACCCTGGCATTGAAGTTCGGGCCCTGGGAGTATTTCTCCCTGGTGCTAATGGCCTTAGTTCTTATATCGACCATCTCCCAAGGAACGATGCTGAAAGGGTTACTTTCAGCCATGCTCGGAATCACGGCTGCACTTCCGGGTCTCAATGCTTCGGACGGACAACTACGCCTGACGTTTGGCCAGGAATCCATGACCGACGGGTTCAACCTGCTTCCCGTTTTGCTCGGAATATTTGTGATGAGCCAGCTCATTAAAGACACGGTTGAGCTGAATAAAAAAGCAACGAGTATATCGCTGAAAAACTCACGCTTGTTTCCAAAGTTAAGTACCTGGAAAAAGCAAACGACCAACCTGCTCCGCTCGTCCATCATTGGAACCTGGATTGGAATATTGCCCGGAGTTGGAGCAAGCATTTCCTCGATGGTATCCTATGGTATAGCCAAAGCTTTTAGTAAAACTCCGGAAAAGTTTGGCACCGGTCATGACGAAGGTATCGTCGCTTCCGAAGCAGCCAACAACGCAAACGCAGGCGGCGCACTCATCCCGCTGATTACCATGGGGATTCCCGGAGCACCCGTGGACGCCATTCTCCTCGGTGCCATGATCATGCACAATATACAACCTGGGCCGCTATTGTTTCAAACAAACGGATCGTTGGTGTGGGCGCTGATGGGAGGATACCTGGTAGCCAACATTTTGATGTTTTTGATCATGCTCTTTTCAACCCGAATCGTGGCCAAGGTGATCAACATCAACCGAGCTTATCTAGTCCCCGTCATATTTGTGTTCTGCCTGATTGGAGCGTTTGCTGAGAGCAATCGTTTATTCGATGTATGGCTGGTTATCGTTTTTGGCCTTGTAGGATTTTTTCTGGATAAGGCCAAGTTTCCTCTAGGCCCATTCGTGATTGGCTACGTTCTTACCTCATTTCTGGAAGAGAACTTGCGGTCGGGATTGCAGTCCTCAGATGGTTCCTACCTACCCTTGCTAACTCGTCCCCTATCTTTGGTTTTTGTGCTCGTTGCAGCAGCGTTTTTATTCCTTCCGTTTTATACCGAATGGAACCGGAAAAGAAAACAAAGGCTGGTAGACTAA
- a CDS encoding tripartite tricarboxylate transporter TctB family protein, with product MRSLYSSIQDYVISVFTIVLAGLVLWAAQDIPPPFFDPLGSAAVPKACAYLLIILALAISVRNFFRNKASANSSTEDEGFKREPILGIAVVALSVLYILSMGAGWVGFRWGTILYIAITGSLLAKGNKRVMLISLAFGLLFGFGGQHLFTDFFYIDLPQ from the coding sequence ATGAGATCACTCTATAGTTCCATCCAAGACTATGTTATCAGTGTCTTTACGATAGTACTTGCCGGACTGGTCCTCTGGGCAGCGCAGGACATTCCACCACCCTTTTTTGATCCACTGGGCTCAGCGGCCGTGCCAAAGGCATGTGCCTACCTCCTAATCATCCTGGCACTGGCCATCTCTGTAAGAAATTTTTTCAGGAACAAAGCCTCAGCCAACTCGAGTACCGAAGATGAGGGATTCAAACGCGAACCGATTCTCGGTATTGCTGTAGTCGCATTGTCGGTACTTTACATCTTGTCCATGGGAGCTGGTTGGGTTGGTTTCAGATGGGGAACTATTCTGTATATAGCCATCACCGGATCTCTATTAGCCAAGGGCAATAAACGAGTCATGTTGATCAGCCTGGCATTCGGACTTTTGTTTGGTTTCGGAGGTCAGCACTTGTTCACCGATTTCTTTTATATCGATCTTCCGCAATAA